Genomic window (Desulforapulum autotrophicum HRM2):
TGAATGCTTCATCCGCCTCTGGCCATGCTGCCCCGGGGGATAGCTCCTTCTGTCAAAACTGCATTTGTCTGAAAAGCAGCGATCGCCCTTTAAAAACAGTTTCATATTTTCGCGTCTGCATTGACGGCAGACAGATCCTCTATAACGTGACAACGTCTTCCTCCTTTAAAAATCTTTTCACAGAATCCCCAACACCGAAAAAAGGGTCTTGGGGATCTTCAATAAACGGGATCAGACCCTTCTTCTTTTTGGGGGTCGGCATCCGTTGTGAGCAACAGGGGTAACATCTTTAATAAAAGAGATGTTAAAGCCCTGGGCATGGAGGGCTCTAAGAGCTGATTCCCTGCCTGCACCGGGTCCCTTTACATAGACACTGACATTTTTCATTCCGTGCTCCATGGCCTTTGCACCGGCATCTTCAGCAGCAAGTTTTGCCGCAAAAGGAGTGCTTTTTCTGGAACCTTTGAACCCCTGGATTCCAGAACTTGACCAGGAGATGGTGTTTCCGATCTCATCTGTGATGGTGACAATGGTGTTGTTAAATGTGCTCTGGATGTGTACCACACCAGTGGATATATTCTTCTTTACCCGTTTCTTGGTAACAGTTTTTTTTGACTTTTTCGCCATTATGCGCAATGCCTCCTGATTGGTAGGGCCATAGTTAACCCAAATTATCCCTACTTCTTCTTCTTGACAGCAGCTCGTTTAGGACCTTTTCGGGTCCTTGCATTGGTGCTGGTTCTCTGACCACGGCACGGCAAAGATTTTCTATGTCGAAGGCCACGGTAGCATCCCAAATCCATCAATCGCTTGATGTTCATGGAAATCTGGGTTCTTAGTTCACCCTCAACCTTGAAATCGCTGTCAATGACCTTTCTGATATCATTGACCTGCTCTTCTGTCAGGGCATCGGATTTAAGTGTGGGATTGATCCCAACCTTTTCCAGTATCTGCTGGGATCGTGTTCTGCCGATCCCATAGATATAGGTTAGAGCGATCTCCACGTGTTTATTTCTTGGTAAGTCTACGCCTGCAATTCGTGCCACGCTTTTACCCCCTATCCCTGCCTCTGATTATGACGTTTAGTTATACAAATCACCCGAATAACACCTTTCCTACGAATGATCTTGCAATCTTTACAAATTTTTTTAACAGATGCTCTGACTTTCATCTTATAATACTCCTGGGTAATCTCCCGACTGTT
Coding sequences:
- the rpsK gene encoding 30S ribosomal protein S11; its protein translation is MAKKSKKTVTKKRVKKNISTGVVHIQSTFNNTIVTITDEIGNTISWSSSGIQGFKGSRKSTPFAAKLAAEDAGAKAMEHGMKNVSVYVKGPGAGRESALRALHAQGFNISFIKDVTPVAHNGCRPPKRRRV
- the rpsM gene encoding 30S ribosomal protein S13; protein product: MARIAGVDLPRNKHVEIALTYIYGIGRTRSQQILEKVGINPTLKSDALTEEQVNDIRKVIDSDFKVEGELRTQISMNIKRLMDLGCYRGLRHRKSLPCRGQRTSTNARTRKGPKRAAVKKKK
- the rpmJ gene encoding 50S ribosomal protein L36, with protein sequence MKVRASVKKICKDCKIIRRKGVIRVICITKRHNQRQG